In Candidatus Zixiibacteriota bacterium, the genomic window TTTAACAAATTCCGCCTGAAGTTTCAAGCCGCTGATTGGGAAATTTTCCACCGCGCGTTGTGTCTGGGCGCCGTAATAGCAGCCCGCCGGGACTTTCACCTCACCCAGAGAATCTATTTCAGTCCTAAAGTCGCTCATCGCGCCTCCGAATCAATATTTGCAGAATTATTACGAACGGTAAGTCTCAATGATGGCACTGTCAAGTCCTTTTTGGAGCGGTAGAAAGATGGGTTTTTCCCTCTTTGATACAACAAATCGCTTCCACAACAAATATCCGATTGACAAAATGGCCTGATTGGCGTTAATTGATTATAATATTTCACACCGCCGATTGGAGGTCTCCATGAAATTCATCTGCTATTTGTCGATTGTTTTTATCCTGTTGGCTTTTGCCGAGTTTACTGCCGCGGCACCGCCCCCCCCACCCAACTATCAGATATCGGCGCCCTCGTGGCAACTTCAAAATGAAGAGCAAGTCTGGTTCTGCCCGACCGACAGCAATGTTCTTGTCGCCAACTGGCGTGATTTTCGTTATGGATACCGCCAGATAGGGGTGGGCCGCTCCAGTGACGGCGGCAATTTCTGGCTTGATTCGCTGGTTTCTCCCGGACTGCAGGTCTTTGACCGGCAGTCCGACCCGACCCTTACGGTCAATGCCGACGGCGATTTTTTTATGAGCTATCTCGATTATTCCTCGGTTCTCACAGTCCTCAACGATTCCTCCTTTATCACCTTTATCAAATCAACCGATAAAGGTTTGAGTTGGACCGGCCCTTATACCGTTGAGGATACGATCGGGGCGTACTTTGAGGATAAGCAATTCATAACGGTTGACAGAACCGGCGGCCCATATAACGGCAATGTCTATGTCGCCTGGGCACGGTTCCCCAATCCCAATCGAATCATGTTTGCCCGTTCCACCACCGGCGCGGTGAGCTTTGATGATACGGTGGTAATTGGCCCGACCATCACCTTCAACAACCAATGCGGCTCCGGCCAGATCGAGGGGGGGCAGTTTGCCAATCCCTTTGTCGGCGCCGATGGCTCCGTTTATGTAACCTGGGTGGGCGGTGATCTCGATACGGTCGATTGCGCGTATTATTATTCACTGAAACTGGTGAAATCGGTCGATGGCGGCGTTTCCTGGTCATCGCCCAAGGTCATCCGACACACATTCGGCAATTGGAGCTGGGTTGACGGCAATATCGATGTTTATAACGAACCGACCGTGGCCGCAGACATATTCGGCGGACCTTTCAACGGTCATCTTTATATGGAATACGCCAATATGGATACCGGGAATAATCAGTACGATGATTTCAATATCGAGTTCATTCGTTCCACGGATGGCGGTGTTACCTGGTCGGAGCCGATTTATGTCAACGATGATTATACCGGGCCGGGAGCCATGTATGACCAGTTCCATCCCTGGCTGTTTATCAACGAGGAAGGAATCCTGATCACTATTTTCTATGACCAGCGGACAGACCCGGTGAATCATTACAAGTTTGATGTCTTTGCGGCGTATTCCTTTGACGGCGGCCTGAGCTTCACAGCCAATCATCGCATCTCGGATGTTTCGATAAATCCCGGCTTCCTTGCGAAAGCAGTTGATGCCGGACCGACCAATCCCAACCCGGTTCGTGCCCCGGGTCAGCTTCTCAGCCCAATGGCCGGCAAAATTGCCGAGTATATCGGTGTGACCGCCTTCCATGACAAAATCACTGCTGTCTGGACCGACACCCGCAACGGCAACCAGGACGTCTTCGGCGCCAATTGGTATCTCCCGCTGCTCGAGCCGCGGCTGATTTCACCGATCGCAGGAGATACTACTCTTAACGGTGTCCCGACTCTTCGCTGGGCGACCACATGGAAAAATAATGATGACCGATATCGTGTTGAACTGGCCGGCGATCCGATGCTCACCACCAATCTGTTGACTCAATATATCGATACTAATAGTCTCAATATTGGACTTCCTCTTGCCGAGGGAACATATTTCTGGCGCACAAAGGCATTCAAGATCTCGACCGGTGATTCCTCCGACTATTCAAATGTCGGGCACTTCTTTGTGGACATCTATGTCTGCGGCGATGCCAACGGCAGCGGCATAGTCAATATACAGGATATCACATACCTGATTAACTACCTCTACAAGAGCGGCCCCAAGCCGAAACCGCTGCCTGCGGGCGATGCCACCGGCAATGGCATCATCAATATTCAGGATATCACTCACCTGATCAACTATCTATACAAAGGAGGCCCGGCTCCGATTTGCCCATGAGCAATATTAATCTTTTTTGTTGACAACAATTTTGCGTATGATGACCTTGCAGTGTTAACTGACAACTGAATCGGGTAAATAATGCCGGATGGCATTATCAGGACACAAATTCCAAGGAGGAACTGGATGCCCAAAGCCAAAAAGAAAGTTGTGAAAAAGAAAGTCGCCTGCGCGGCCAAGACCAAAAGCGGAAAGAAGTGCAAACGGATGGTCTCGCCGCCGGGGAAATTCTGCCACCTTCACAAGAAATAATGGCACTTTAAAAAGATAAAGGCGGTCGCAAGACCGCCTTTTTTATCGCCATCATCTCAACCATATTAATTCAGACCACTTTTCCACATGATTGACTTTCGATGAACCAGCAAGACCTGCGAAAATATTTCGGCGAGATGCTCAAGAAAGAAGGGTATATTTCATCCGATTCCCTGGCTGTCCTGGGCAAATTGATCCGTCTCACTCTCGAATACCGCGACCGGCTGGTGGAAGAGAAAAACGAAATTCTGACCGTTGAGGAAACCAGAAAGGGTCTTGATGCCTATATGGCCGTACTTAAGGAAAACCGCTTGCCGGAGGGGTTGGACGAAAAAATCGGGAAACTGGTCAAACTCTGGCTTAAGGAAATAAATGGAAAAGCTCTCTGAGGCTTGACAGAACCGATAACTTCAAACCATATTAATAAGTGATGTATAAAATCGACACCTCCAAATTTTTCTTTGTATATTTAATTATTATGCTGGCATTATTTTCATGTTCGGGGCAGTCCGAGCCGGGCGATTCCACCGAGGCCGGATATGAAAAACTGCGCGCTCGGATGGTTGAGACGCAGCTTCTCCCCCGCGATATAAACGATAAGAAGGTCATCGCGGCCATGAAACATGTGCCGCGCCATCTGTTCGTACCCAAAGAGTACCGCGCTTATGCATATGAAGATGGTCCTCAGCCGATCGAACAGGGACAAACTATTTCGCAGCCATATATCGTCGCCATTATGACCCAGTTGCTCCGGATCGATTCTGTTTCAAAGATTTTGGAAATCGGCACCGGATCGGGGTATCAGGCGGCGGTTCTGGGGGAGATCTCCGATTCCGTATATAGCATTGAAATTATCCCGCAACTGGCCAAGCAGGCGGCGCATCTTCTGGATTCCCTCGGATACAGGAATGTTCATGTAAAGGCCGGGGATGGCTACCTGGGATGGCCCGAGGCGGCCCCATTTGATGCCGTCATTGTTACCGCCGCTGCGCCCAAAATCCCGCAACCCCTTATTGAGCAGCTCAAAGTCGGCGGTCGCATGGTTATTCCGGTCGGCGATTATACGCAGGAACTTTATCTAATCACCAAGGAAAAAGATGGCGTCGTCAAACAGGCTATCATTCCGGTCCGCTTTGTGCCGATGACCGGCGAAGTGCAGAAGAAATAACCGCTCCTTCAGCAATCCCGGACTGGCCCTCTACCCCGCTCTGGAAATGATCATTCATTCTTCCCGACCGACTTGACTCTATAATCAAAATATTATTAAATTAGGTGACTTTATTCGGCAAATGACGAATGCCCTTTAAAGGAATTTCGTTATCTGCCGTTGTTATGGATAGCGCTGACGCTTAGACTGAACCGGAAAGGAGTTTCCCATGCCTTTGTTGTCTCTGATAGAGATGTATAAACCGGCCAATGAGAAGCATTATGCCATCGGGCAGTTCAATGTCAATAATCTGGAGTTCATTCAGGCGGCCCTCGAAGCCGCCGAAGAGTTGAAATCTCCAATCATCCTGGCCGCCTCAACCGGCGCCATCAAATATGCCGGCCTTGAATATCTGGTCAATATAGTCAGAACCGGCGCGGCCCGTATGACCGCTCCTGTCGCTCTGCATCTCGACCACGGTGCCACAATCGAGGATGCTGCCAAATGCATTGAGGGGGGATTTACCTCAGTCATGATTGATGCCTCGCATTTTCCCCTTGAAGAAAATATCCGTATCACCAAAGAGGTAGTCCGGCTGGCGCACCCGAAAAATATCGCCGTTGAGGCGGAACTGGGCCGGCTCGGCGGCATTGAAGATAATATCTCGGTATCCGAGAAAGAGGCCATCCTAACCGACCCAGTGCAGGCCGAGCAATTTGTCAGGGAAACAGGATGTGATGCTCTGGCGGTGGCAGTGGGGACAAGCCATGGAGCCTATAAGTTCAAAGCTGAAGTCAGATTGGCCTTTGATAGAATCGATGAAATCAAGAAACGCGTAAAGATTCCTCTCGTATTGCATGGCGCCAGCGGCGTGGGCCGGGAACTGTTGGAAAAAGCGGAGAAATTCGGCGCCAAACTGGCCGGGGCCAAAGGTGTCCCTGATGAGGCTTATACTCAGGCCATTTCGCTTGGCATCAACAAGATCAATATCGATACCGACCTTCGCCTGGCCTGGGTGGGTGCCGTACGCGAAGTGCTCGCGGTTAAACCGGAGGAGTTTGACCCGCGCAAAGTCCTGGGCCCGGCCCGCGATGCGGTCAAGAAAGTGGTTATGGCCAAAATGAAGCTTTTTGGATCTGCAGGAAAAGCCTGATTCAGATTCCCGAATTGGAAAAAGCGGTCCGGCAACTTTGGCCGGGCCGCTTTTTCCAATTCGGGAAAAATTCCCTGTTATCTAAAGCCTTC contains:
- a CDS encoding protein-L-isoaspartate(D-aspartate) O-methyltransferase codes for the protein MLALFSCSGQSEPGDSTEAGYEKLRARMVETQLLPRDINDKKVIAAMKHVPRHLFVPKEYRAYAYEDGPQPIEQGQTISQPYIVAIMTQLLRIDSVSKILEIGTGSGYQAAVLGEISDSVYSIEIIPQLAKQAAHLLDSLGYRNVHVKAGDGYLGWPEAAPFDAVIVTAAAPKIPQPLIEQLKVGGRMVIPVGDYTQELYLITKEKDGVVKQAIIPVRFVPMTGEVQKK
- a CDS encoding dockerin type I domain-containing protein, producing the protein MKFICYLSIVFILLAFAEFTAAAPPPPPNYQISAPSWQLQNEEQVWFCPTDSNVLVANWRDFRYGYRQIGVGRSSDGGNFWLDSLVSPGLQVFDRQSDPTLTVNADGDFFMSYLDYSSVLTVLNDSSFITFIKSTDKGLSWTGPYTVEDTIGAYFEDKQFITVDRTGGPYNGNVYVAWARFPNPNRIMFARSTTGAVSFDDTVVIGPTITFNNQCGSGQIEGGQFANPFVGADGSVYVTWVGGDLDTVDCAYYYSLKLVKSVDGGVSWSSPKVIRHTFGNWSWVDGNIDVYNEPTVAADIFGGPFNGHLYMEYANMDTGNNQYDDFNIEFIRSTDGGVTWSEPIYVNDDYTGPGAMYDQFHPWLFINEEGILITIFYDQRTDPVNHYKFDVFAAYSFDGGLSFTANHRISDVSINPGFLAKAVDAGPTNPNPVRAPGQLLSPMAGKIAEYIGVTAFHDKITAVWTDTRNGNQDVFGANWYLPLLEPRLISPIAGDTTLNGVPTLRWATTWKNNDDRYRVELAGDPMLTTNLLTQYIDTNSLNIGLPLAEGTYFWRTKAFKISTGDSSDYSNVGHFFVDIYVCGDANGSGIVNIQDITYLINYLYKSGPKPKPLPAGDATGNGIINIQDITHLINYLYKGGPAPICP
- the fba gene encoding class II fructose-1,6-bisphosphate aldolase — encoded protein: MPLLSLIEMYKPANEKHYAIGQFNVNNLEFIQAALEAAEELKSPIILAASTGAIKYAGLEYLVNIVRTGAARMTAPVALHLDHGATIEDAAKCIEGGFTSVMIDASHFPLEENIRITKEVVRLAHPKNIAVEAELGRLGGIEDNISVSEKEAILTDPVQAEQFVRETGCDALAVAVGTSHGAYKFKAEVRLAFDRIDEIKKRVKIPLVLHGASGVGRELLEKAEKFGAKLAGAKGVPDEAYTQAISLGINKINIDTDLRLAWVGAVREVLAVKPEEFDPRKVLGPARDAVKKVVMAKMKLFGSAGKA